ACGTCGGATCGACCGGCGCATCGACCGGCCCGCACCTGCACTGGGAAACGTTCATCGACGGCGTGCAGGTGAACCCGCGCTCGTTTATGGACGCCTACGGCAAGAAGTAACGGAGGCAGTATGTCGATTCATACGTTCACGGGCCGGCTGACGAACGCGCAGCGGCTCAATTTTTTGGCCTCCCGCAACGCCCAGTTTTTCGCGGTGCCGAAGCAGCCCGGTGTTGGGGTGACGGGTCATATTCATGATGATCGGATCCCGATCACGGTGGATCTCGCGACGGGCGAGTATTCGGTACGGCTCGAAGCGTCGAACTCGGTTCGGCCTCCGATGCCGTACCAGTTCGTGTGTGAGTGGCAGCGCGACGGCCAAAACCACTGGTCGGTCTGGGCGGAGTTTTTCGCCCCGCCGATGGGTGGCGCGATCGGCGACATGACCCAGCTCCCCCCGAACCCGGGCACCTGGTCCTACGGCTGGGGTAAGCCCAACGATCCGAAAAACAACGTCACGCAGGGGATCTACGTAGATCTGGATTCGCCCGGCGGGCAGTGGTACGGCGAAGAAGGGTCGGTGGTCTAAATGGCTGGCATGATCCCGATCCGCCGCGACAACCCGGTCACGGATCCCACTCTCGCGGCGAACGTCAACAAGAGCTTCTCGGCGTCGCAGCAGGCTGTGGATTCCCGCGTCCGGGCTGGCGCTGCCCCGGTGGTGTCTGACCTGCTCTCGAACGATCCCACAATCCGGGACCAGATCTATGACTTGGCCGTCGACGCGATCGATGTATCCACGTTGACCGCGGCGAACATCGCGCTTGATGAGGACGGCACCCCGGTCTATGAGCCGGGCAACACGACTTTCAGGATGGGCTTCGACGAAGACGGCGCCCCATTCATCACGACTATTTAAGGAGCTACAGATGGCACTACAGCCGAAGACTCGCAGGCTTGTCACCGAGGCGGCGCGGGATGAATGGTGGGGAACGGTGAAGCCCGACCGTGGTCTCGCTACCTCTGGCACCGACCTGAATCAGCTTTACGGCGCTAGTGATGCGGGGGCATACGCCCTGAATTTCACGGATGCCGTCTACCACAACCTTCCCGAGTTTCAAGCGCCCCAGCAGAATGGGGTGCTGGTCGTCCTGGCCAGCGGGCTCGCGAATGCGTCGGCGCAGTTCCTGATCGTCGGCACCCAGTTCTTCTTCCGGGAGTCGCTGACCCCTGGGGTGTGGAACGCGTGGCGCACCTCCACGACCGATGTGCAGGTTTCCAGTATCGTCGCGTCCAGCACGCGCCGCGGAGTGTTTGCCGGTGGGGGCGATCTCAACACGCTCTCGACGAGTGACTACTGGGGTTCGTGGAGTCTACCCACTGGAGCGAGTTACACCAACCTCCCGGATGATGTCACCGGGGGCGTGATCTCGAACGCGGCGACCCTGCTCGCGTATCCGACCGGGAACCGGTACTCGGCCGCTCATCTCCTCCTGTCGGGCACGAATATGTGGTTCCGGGAGGCGCTGGACACCGTCACCCCGTCGTGGGGTGCGTGGCAGAAGATCGTTACTACGAACGACGCCACCTATAAGGCGATCCCGCTCGCGAAGAAGGTGTACGACCCGTACACGGCGTTCAAGGACGGGGAGGTGCTGTATGTCCTCGACCGGCAGCACTGCGGCAACGAGTGGGACGGCACACTGGCGAACGTCGGGTACACCACCCCCGCTGCTTGGACGCTGACGCTCAGCCACCCGTTCCCTGACGGGAACGGCGTGGAGGTGAGGGCGGCTGTGCGCGAGTTCGGCCGGTTCCTGTGGTTCAACGGCATCCGTGACGCGGAGTCGCTGGTGCGCATGGAGGTGGGCTCGTTCGAGGGACACCCCGGCGGCGCATTCCAGCGGTACAGCACGGGTTCGGGTGTCGGCTACTTCGCGGGCGTCACCGGGGGTGCGGACCCGACGCTCCAGATCAGTTACTTCACCGCGAGCAGCGTGGAATCGCTGGCGTCGGTCCCGGTCAGCGGCCTCGAAGCCGATACCCCCTTCAATGTGCGGTTCCGGGTTGAGGGGAAGCTGCTGTCCGCCTCCGCATGGAAGGTCGGCCAGACGGAGCCGAAGGACTGGCAGCTGATCGCAGAAGATACCCGTCTTGTGTCCGGGGATGCGGGTGTGGGCGTGCTGCAGAGCGTCGCACCCACCCGGTTCAACTCGATCATCGTCAACTCGGGGGGAGGTCGTGCCTGATGCCGGTCAGAACGCATTTCGAACTGACCGGGCGGCTCACCCCCCGCCCGGAGATGACCGAGTTCCTGAAAACCGTCGAGCGTGAAACCGATGCGGAACTCACCCTCACGGGCACCACGAGCCGAGGGCGAGAGATCTGGTCGGTGGCAGTCGGAAACCCGGCCGGGTCGACCATCATGTATGTCGCGGGTCAGCACGGCACCGAGTGGTGCTCCCGCGAGGCGGCGCTGATCTTCCTGCGAGATCTCGCATATCGCATCGGGGACGGGTACGAAGACTACCTCGCCACACACCAGGTGATCGTCGTCCCCGAAGCGAACCCGGACGGGTCCGAGCCTCCCGTGACGCGATTCCCCGCCCACGGGTTCGATGTCAACAACGGCTGGTATTTGCTTCGCAACCCGGAGAATCGGGCGATCTCGCCGCTGATCACGCAGCACCGGCCCGTCATCATCCAGGATCTGCACGAGTGGGATGCCGACTATCCCGAGCACATCGCGCACTCCGTGAGAAACACGCCAGCATTGGCCCCGGAGCTCGCGCCCCACCTCGATCAGATCCTGGACCGGGCCACGCAAGCCATCGAGGATGCGGGATACACGGCCCGCCCGTACTCCACTGCCAGCAGGCCGGGGCCGGGCGCGACACCTGGATCGATCCTCCAGAGCACCGGCCATTTTCACCATGCGATCACGCTCCTCACCGAGTCCCTGATGCGTAGGCGTACCAGTGACCGGGTGGCGAGCAACCTGATCTGGATGGAAGCAGTGCGTGGATACCACAGCGACAACTCTGCCGCTCTTGACGCGGCCCAGCAGGCCTCGATCGCCGCCGCCGAGGCAGGCACCTCGAAGGTGTACATCGGGTCGAAAGGGCTTGCAGCCGAGGGGGATCCGCTCTTCCCGGAGATCACCGACCCCGCGGACTCGTACACCATCCCTGATGAGGTGCCCATCCCGCAAGGTCTCCTCGACATGCACGGCATCGTCGCGGAGGGCCGCCAGATCAGCTCGCACCAGGCTGCCCGCGCGCTCGTGGTGCTCCTCTTCGACCCGCGGAGCGTGTTCTACTCGGGCGCGATCAACTGGACGCCTCGACCGTCACGGCCCGCAGTACCCATCGTGCCGGAGCAGAGCAGCAGCCTCGGCACGATCTGGGTCAAGGTCGGCAGCCGCCGGTACGCGGTGAAAGAAGTGTGGGTCAAGGTTGGCAGCCGGAGGTATCGCGCCAAAGGGATCTCGGCGAAGGTCGGTAGCCGACGGTACGAGCTGAAGAGATGAACGGGGGGCGGGCATGATGATCCTTCTCGGAAGCTGGGGTGAAGCGACCGACGCGGAGGCCGCAGCGCAGATCCGCCGCGCCGGTTCCCTCGCCCAAGACGCCGTGGACCGGCGGGTGCGATTGATCGTCTACCCGTACCTCCTAGAAGCCGTCACATCGAGTGATGTGCTGAATCTGGCGGCACGACTCGCGATCAACGCGGCACTCGACCGGCTCGGGATCTCCACCCCGCACCTGGACGTAGACGAGGACGGCACCCTGTACGTCGAGCCCGGCACCCGCACCCAAAGACTCGGACTCGACGACGACGGCGTACCCGCCATCATCTAACCCCACAAGCCCCGCCCCTGTGCGGGGCTCACTTATTTCACGGAAGGAGGTCTCGTGGCTACTGAAGCTGATCTCGCGGCCTACGTCGCGCGCGTGCGCCATCAGTACATCGATGTGGACGGTGTGTTCGGGGCGCAGTGCTGGGACCAGTGGTCTCACTACGCGATGTGGCTCGGCGTGCCCGCCTGGCCCACCTACACCAACGCGGGAGGCACGCGTCCCCACGGCGGGTACGCCTGCAACGTCTACCACAACGCGCGCGCGGCGGGCCTCACGCAGTGGTTCGACATCCTCCCCGCGTCGGCGACGCCGCGAGCGGGTGATGTCGCGTTCTGGGAGTACGGGTCCGCCTGGTACCCGTGGTCTCACGTCGCGACCGTCCTCGCGGTGACTCACGGCGGGCGGATGCTGCGCTGCCTCACCCAGAACCCCGGCGCGGTCCAGATCGCCGACCTCACCCTCAGCGGGATCATCGGCTACCTCCGACCCCGCGCACTCACCACCGGCTCGCCCGACGCGAGCCGCACCAAGACGCTCACAGCGAGCGAGAAAGAGGATCTCATGGCATCCAAGAACGCAGGCTTCTGGTTCAAGCGCGCCGGCAAGCAGATCAACATCATCACGAACGCGGGCTCGGGTTTCTACCACGAGTTCGAGTCCGCGAACGGCAAGTACAACAGCGGCATCGCACGCGCCTACGGCACCGGCACGTTCGAGGAGATCTCGGAGTCCCAGGCCAACGCGATCAAGCGCGACTGCGCTCTCCTCCGCCAGGGCAAGTAGATGTTCGGTGAGCACGCCTGGCTCGTGGCCTCCGGCTACAGTGTTGTCCTCCTCGTGCTCGGCGTGCTCACCGCGATCATGTGGCACCGCCGACATCAGGACCGCAAGTGGCGAGACCGGGAGGACGAATGACAGAAGGGATCTGGATCGCGATCATCGCCGCAGTACAAGCTCTCTCGCTCGGTGTCCTCGGCAAGGTGTCTCGTGACTCCTC
This DNA window, taken from Leucobacter tenebrionis, encodes the following:
- a CDS encoding M14 family zinc carboxypeptidase; this translates as MPVRTHFELTGRLTPRPEMTEFLKTVERETDAELTLTGTTSRGREIWSVAVGNPAGSTIMYVAGQHGTEWCSREAALIFLRDLAYRIGDGYEDYLATHQVIVVPEANPDGSEPPVTRFPAHGFDVNNGWYLLRNPENRAISPLITQHRPVIIQDLHEWDADYPEHIAHSVRNTPALAPELAPHLDQILDRATQAIEDAGYTARPYSTASRPGPGATPGSILQSTGHFHHAITLLTESLMRRRTSDRVASNLIWMEAVRGYHSDNSAALDAAQQASIAAAEAGTSKVYIGSKGLAAEGDPLFPEITDPADSYTIPDEVPIPQGLLDMHGIVAEGRQISSHQAARALVVLLFDPRSVFYSGAINWTPRPSRPAVPIVPEQSSSLGTIWVKVGSRRYAVKEVWVKVGSRRYRAKGISAKVGSRRYELKR
- a CDS encoding CHAP domain-containing protein yields the protein MATEADLAAYVARVRHQYIDVDGVFGAQCWDQWSHYAMWLGVPAWPTYTNAGGTRPHGGYACNVYHNARAAGLTQWFDILPASATPRAGDVAFWEYGSAWYPWSHVATVLAVTHGGRMLRCLTQNPGAVQIADLTLSGIIGYLRPRALTTGSPDASRTKTLTASEKEDLMASKNAGFWFKRAGKQINIITNAGSGFYHEFESANGKYNSGIARAYGTGTFEEISESQANAIKRDCALLRQGK